Proteins encoded in a region of the Streptomyces sp. NBC_00258 genome:
- a CDS encoding MFS transporter, producing MSDALVRSAEAGDSARPRSNAVVAVLAFAGIVVSLMQTLVIPIVPELPKYLDASASNAAWAVTATLLAAAVATPVVGRLGDMFGKRRMLLVSIVLLVSGSVVAAFSDSLVPMIVGRALQGLAAGVVPLGISIMRDVLPSERLAGSTAMMSASLGVGGALGLPSAAFIADNYDWHVLFWVSAVLGAVAFALVLTIVPESKVRTGGRFDLVGSLGLSAALVSLLLAISKGADWGWSSGTTLGLFAVAAVVLVAWGFYELRTSQPLVDLRTTARRQVLFTNLASIAFGFSMFAMSLVLPQLLQLPEQTGYGLGKSMMTVGLVLAPQGLVMMAMAPVSAAITKTKGPKITLMTGAVIVAAGYGLNILLMSEVWHLVLVSCVIGAGVGFAYGAMPALIMGAVPASETAAANSLNTLMRSIGTSFASAVAGVVLAQMTTDFGSVALPSENGFKVVMAIGAGAALLALALAAFLPRQRTAAQAVSPAGDAGDGRAEVTEAAGVKS from the coding sequence ATGTCCGACGCCCTTGTCCGATCCGCCGAGGCCGGGGATTCCGCCCGGCCGAGGTCGAACGCCGTGGTGGCGGTCCTGGCCTTCGCCGGAATCGTCGTCTCGTTGATGCAGACCCTGGTGATCCCGATCGTCCCGGAGCTGCCGAAGTACCTGGACGCCTCGGCGTCGAACGCCGCCTGGGCGGTGACCGCCACCCTGCTGGCCGCCGCTGTCGCGACCCCCGTCGTCGGGCGCCTGGGCGACATGTTCGGCAAGCGGCGGATGCTGCTGGTCAGCATCGTCCTGCTGGTGAGCGGCTCGGTGGTGGCCGCGTTCAGCGACTCCCTGGTCCCGATGATCGTCGGCCGGGCGCTGCAGGGCCTGGCGGCCGGTGTCGTCCCGCTCGGCATCAGCATCATGCGTGACGTACTGCCCTCCGAGCGGCTCGCCGGCTCCACCGCGATGATGAGCGCCTCGCTGGGTGTGGGCGGCGCGCTGGGTCTGCCGTCCGCCGCGTTCATCGCCGACAACTACGACTGGCACGTGCTGTTCTGGGTCTCCGCGGTTCTCGGTGCCGTCGCCTTCGCGCTCGTCCTGACGATCGTGCCCGAGTCGAAGGTGCGTACCGGCGGGCGCTTCGACCTGGTCGGCTCGCTCGGTCTGTCGGCCGCGCTGGTCTCCCTGCTGCTGGCCATCTCCAAGGGCGCCGACTGGGGCTGGAGCAGCGGAACGACGCTCGGCCTGTTCGCCGTCGCGGCCGTCGTACTGGTGGCGTGGGGCTTCTACGAGCTGCGGACCAGCCAGCCGCTGGTGGATCTGCGGACCACCGCCCGCCGGCAGGTGCTGTTCACCAACCTCGCCTCGATCGCGTTCGGCTTCTCGATGTTCGCGATGTCGCTGGTGCTTCCGCAGCTGCTCCAGCTGCCCGAGCAGACCGGTTACGGCCTCGGCAAGTCCATGATGACCGTCGGTCTGGTGCTGGCCCCGCAGGGCCTGGTGATGATGGCGATGGCGCCGGTCTCCGCCGCGATCACCAAGACCAAGGGCCCGAAGATCACCCTGATGACGGGTGCCGTCATCGTCGCCGCCGGCTACGGCCTGAACATCCTGCTGATGTCCGAGGTCTGGCACCTCGTCCTGGTCTCCTGCGTCATCGGCGCCGGTGTCGGCTTCGCCTACGGCGCGATGCCCGCGCTGATCATGGGCGCCGTGCCCGCGTCCGAGACGGCCGCCGCCAACAGCCTCAACACCCTGATGCGGTCCATCGGTACGTCGTTCGCGAGCGCCGTCGCCGGTGTCGTACTGGCGCAGATGACCACGGACTTCGGCTCGGTCGCCCTGCCCTCCGAGAACGGCTTCAAGGTGGTCATGGCCATCGGTGCGGGTGCGGCGCTCCTCGCGCTGGCTCTCGCCGCCTTCCTGCCGCGGCAGCGGACGGCCGCGCAGGCCGTGTCCCCGGCCGGAGACGCGGGCGACGGTCGGGCCGAGGTCACGGAGGCGGCCGGAGTGAAGTCATAA
- a CDS encoding Lrp/AsnC family transcriptional regulator: MTSPLLDELDRRLIGALHLAPRATWDDIGAILSADAGTLKRRYDRLHEARMVRVIGQADWGMHSTAMPVHVFLDITGETPLAVLDRLRNLPHLQLLAQISGDYPLYAVVHAPSEAATSEAIDRMFSVPGVRRVKALPALSTLRRGITWDPQFLTATERAELLELTGTRTEGTATATPPAKPLSEAERTVVAQLLQDSRASAASIGRAAGLATSTAHRVVRRVLDERWVQPRLEIVSDWLGFQTPFVLRLRIAPGETPDVMRRIDRLPQTRLAAHVASDMSVLATGLVTDRSALALFIDNELARIPGILGVSVDVMLAEPRRYWLDRDLTSGLGMFHAPTLL; encoded by the coding sequence ATGACCAGCCCTCTCCTCGACGAGCTCGACCGGCGCCTCATCGGGGCCCTTCACCTGGCACCCCGGGCCACCTGGGACGACATCGGCGCGATCCTGTCCGCCGACGCCGGCACGCTGAAGCGCCGTTACGACCGGCTGCACGAGGCCCGGATGGTCCGCGTGATCGGGCAGGCCGACTGGGGGATGCACTCCACGGCGATGCCGGTGCACGTCTTCCTGGACATCACCGGTGAGACCCCGCTGGCCGTTCTGGACCGTCTCCGCAACCTGCCCCACCTCCAGCTCCTGGCGCAGATCTCCGGCGACTACCCGCTCTACGCCGTCGTGCACGCCCCCTCCGAGGCGGCCACCAGCGAGGCGATCGACCGGATGTTCTCCGTGCCCGGCGTCCGCCGCGTCAAGGCCCTGCCCGCGCTCAGCACCCTGCGCCGGGGCATCACCTGGGACCCGCAGTTCCTGACCGCCACCGAACGGGCCGAACTGCTCGAACTCACCGGCACCCGCACCGAGGGCACCGCGACCGCGACACCCCCCGCCAAGCCCCTCAGCGAGGCCGAGCGCACCGTCGTGGCCCAGCTGCTCCAGGACAGCCGGGCCTCCGCCGCGAGCATCGGCCGGGCCGCGGGCCTGGCCACCTCCACCGCACACCGGGTCGTCCGCCGGGTCCTCGACGAGCGGTGGGTACAGCCACGCCTGGAGATCGTGTCGGACTGGCTGGGCTTCCAGACCCCGTTCGTGCTCCGCCTGCGGATCGCGCCCGGCGAGACCCCCGACGTCATGCGCCGCATCGACCGGCTCCCCCAGACCCGGCTCGCCGCCCACGTGGCCAGCGACATGTCCGTACTCGCCACCGGCCTGGTCACCGACCGCTCCGCCCTGGCGCTCTTCATCGACAACGAACTCGCCAGGATCCCCGGCATCCTCGGCGTCAGCGTCGACGTCATGCTCGCCGAACCGCGCCGCTACTGGCTGGACCGCGACCTGACCTCCGGCCTCGGCATGTTCCACGCGCCGACGCTGCTCTGA
- a CDS encoding M20 family metallopeptidase, producing MTASPAAAALTARAQEVSTEIVGDILALVRQETGSYDLPGLAAGLDLLRELAVRRLGQPDHEHRHPGGECGDTLTMTYTGSGTGAGHVLLVGHYDTVWPTGTLAGWEQPQASDDGREKLGGPGIFDMKTGLAQGIWALKLARESGAPVPTVTFLFNGDEEIGSLSSRPVIEEAAQKADVTLVLEPTAHGAVKTARKGTGIFQVTATGVEAHAGLAPQDGASAVTALSEFVVAAAKVAAPDRGTTINTGLFRGGSAINVVAGQATAGVDIRVGSQAEQDRVDAELDAIEVSDPRVRIEIAHDWNRPPMTLNAASAPLLDLAREVAREQGRGELPDAAVGGASDANFVAALGLPVLCGMGAVGDGAHAQGEFIYPDTVPAQTALVAGLLGRLTQPLRG from the coding sequence ATGACCGCATCGCCCGCTGCCGCCGCCCTCACCGCCCGCGCCCAGGAGGTCTCGACGGAGATCGTCGGCGACATCCTGGCCCTCGTCCGCCAGGAGACCGGCAGTTACGACCTGCCCGGTCTCGCGGCCGGCCTGGACCTCCTGCGTGAACTGGCCGTCCGCCGGCTCGGGCAGCCCGACCACGAGCACCGCCACCCGGGCGGCGAGTGCGGAGACACCCTCACGATGACCTACACCGGCTCCGGTACCGGCGCCGGGCACGTCCTGCTCGTCGGCCACTACGACACCGTGTGGCCGACCGGGACGCTCGCCGGATGGGAGCAGCCTCAGGCGTCCGACGACGGGCGGGAGAAGCTCGGCGGACCGGGCATCTTCGACATGAAGACCGGCCTGGCCCAAGGGATCTGGGCCCTGAAGCTGGCCCGGGAGAGCGGGGCGCCCGTGCCCACCGTCACCTTCCTCTTCAACGGCGACGAGGAGATCGGCTCCCTGTCCTCGCGGCCGGTGATCGAGGAGGCCGCGCAGAAGGCCGACGTCACGCTGGTGCTGGAGCCGACCGCCCACGGCGCGGTCAAGACCGCCCGCAAGGGCACCGGGATCTTCCAGGTCACCGCCACCGGTGTCGAGGCGCACGCCGGGCTCGCGCCCCAGGACGGGGCGAGCGCGGTCACCGCCCTGTCGGAGTTCGTGGTCGCCGCGGCGAAGGTCGCCGCGCCCGACCGGGGCACCACGATCAACACCGGGCTCTTCAGGGGTGGTTCGGCCATCAACGTCGTCGCCGGGCAGGCCACCGCAGGCGTCGACATCCGGGTCGGCAGCCAGGCCGAACAGGACCGTGTCGACGCCGAACTGGACGCCATCGAGGTCAGCGACCCGCGCGTCCGCATCGAGATCGCACACGACTGGAACCGGCCCCCGATGACCCTCAACGCCGCCTCCGCCCCTCTCCTCGACCTCGCCCGCGAGGTCGCCCGCGAGCAGGGCCGGGGCGAGCTGCCCGACGCCGCCGTCGGCGGCGCCAGCGACGCCAACTTCGTCGCCGCGCTCGGCCTGCCGGTGCTGTGCGGCATGGGCGCGGTCGGCGACGGCGCCCACGCCCAGGGCGAGTTCATCTACCCCGACACGGTGCCCGCGCAGACGGCCCTGGTCGCGGGCCTGCTCGGCCGCCTGACGCAGCCGCTGCGCGGCTGA
- a CDS encoding AbgT family transporter has protein sequence MSATSAQPQPTEPRSRVMRAAFRSFAAIEKVGNRLPNPFWLFWILAGVVIVLSAVLAAAGVGTVHPGTHDTIEVQSLLSKAGLTTMVEGAVENFATFPPLATILIVGFGIAVAEASGLFTAMLRRMVARVPGKYLTFALSMTAMVAHVAGDAAYVTLIPLGALIYRAAGRSPVLGCIVAYVSISAGYDASPAITTTDVLLSSISTAAAHTIDADYVVTPVANYFFALASSVLVALVITLVVDKVLARRSDLEPDEPVTALTDDELKTIEVTEQQRRALRVTGLVAAGFVALLALALVPASSPLRGENGSIVESPLITGMSLVLFLFFTLVGWVYGRMTGTFRAPADIVDALVEGTRTYAPILVLFFAISQFLAYFKWTNIGNVIAIEGAQTLKDMHLGGWTVLVGIAVLITFMNLVITSGSALWALAAPILVPMLMLIGIEPETTQAVYRVADSVTNCVTPMSPYFAMALGFIQQHKKSAGIGTLASFTIPIAAVVWVAWVAFFVAWYLLGIPLGVG, from the coding sequence ATGAGTGCCACCTCTGCCCAGCCACAGCCGACCGAGCCCCGGTCGAGAGTCATGCGTGCCGCGTTCCGGAGTTTCGCGGCGATCGAGAAGGTCGGGAACAGACTCCCCAACCCGTTCTGGCTGTTCTGGATCCTCGCGGGGGTGGTGATCGTCCTCAGCGCGGTACTGGCGGCGGCCGGTGTCGGCACCGTGCATCCAGGGACGCACGACACCATCGAGGTGCAGAGCCTGCTGAGCAAGGCCGGGCTCACGACGATGGTCGAGGGGGCCGTCGAGAACTTCGCGACCTTCCCGCCGCTGGCCACGATCCTCATCGTGGGCTTCGGCATCGCCGTCGCCGAGGCGAGCGGACTGTTCACGGCCATGCTGCGCCGCATGGTCGCCCGAGTGCCGGGCAAGTACCTCACCTTCGCGCTGTCGATGACGGCGATGGTCGCCCACGTCGCCGGCGACGCCGCGTACGTCACGCTCATCCCGCTCGGGGCGCTGATCTACCGCGCCGCCGGCCGCAGCCCGGTGCTCGGCTGCATCGTCGCCTACGTCTCCATCTCCGCCGGGTACGACGCCTCCCCGGCGATCACCACGACCGACGTGCTGCTGTCGTCGATCTCCACCGCTGCGGCCCACACCATCGACGCGGACTACGTCGTCACCCCGGTGGCGAACTACTTCTTCGCGCTCGCCTCGTCGGTCCTGGTGGCCCTGGTGATCACGCTCGTCGTCGACAAGGTCCTCGCCCGCCGATCGGACCTGGAGCCCGACGAGCCGGTCACCGCGCTGACCGACGACGAGCTGAAGACGATCGAGGTGACCGAGCAGCAGCGCCGCGCGCTGCGGGTGACCGGGCTGGTCGCGGCCGGCTTCGTCGCGCTGCTGGCGCTGGCCCTCGTCCCGGCGTCCTCACCCCTGCGCGGCGAGAACGGCTCCATCGTCGAATCCCCGCTGATCACAGGCATGTCGCTCGTCCTCTTCCTGTTCTTCACCCTCGTCGGCTGGGTCTACGGCCGGATGACCGGCACCTTCCGTGCCCCCGCCGACATCGTCGACGCGCTGGTCGAGGGCACGCGCACATACGCCCCGATCCTCGTTCTCTTCTTCGCGATCTCGCAGTTCCTCGCGTACTTCAAGTGGACGAACATCGGCAACGTCATCGCCATCGAGGGCGCGCAGACCCTGAAGGACATGCACCTGGGCGGCTGGACCGTGCTGGTCGGCATCGCCGTGCTGATCACCTTCATGAACCTCGTCATCACCAGCGGCTCCGCGCTGTGGGCCCTGGCCGCTCCCATCCTCGTACCCATGCTGATGCTCATCGGCATCGAGCCCGAGACCACCCAGGCCGTCTACCGCGTCGCCGACTCGGTCACCAACTGCGTCACCCCGATGAGCCCGTACTTCGCGATGGCGCTGGGCTTCATCCAGCAGCACAAGAAGTCGGCCGGCATCGGCACCCTGGCCTCCTTCACGATCCCGATCGCCGCTGTCGTCTGGGTCGCCTGGGTCGCGTTCTTCGTGGCCTGGTACCTGCTCGGCATCCCCCTGGGCGTCGGCTGA